A window of Hymenobacter aerilatus contains these coding sequences:
- the ricT gene encoding regulatory iron-sulfur-containing complex subunit RicT, whose product MACTSCSSGGGCSTTSVGGCGSKGGCSSGGCNRLNVFDWLQDVDLPSDFKGFDIVEIRFKGGRKDFYRNASYLPLTTGDAVVIEAAGNGWHLGHVSLKGELVRLQMKKKKVPTDSKEIRNILRIASPEDVERWEAVRDLETGTMFRARSVVEELRLKMKLSDVEYQADRTRATFFYSADDRVDFRDLIKRLADEFRVRVEMRQISLRHEAGRLGGIGSCGRELCCSTWLTDFKSVSTTAARYQNLSLNPAKLSGQCGRLKCCLNYELDTYLDALKDIPQVQRPLQTERGDAFLQKTDIFKKRMWFAFRGDNNWVMLPIERVREVQEMNKRGEKPENLLPPVREEDKAPDLSAIVEGSLDRLDDKISASKRGKRKRKGGIGEVENTARAARTPRPERPERPERTRGDRPPRLVAPVEETPTPAGSEAAGAPEEGRRPRGAAAKPLNRRNNRSRGEKGDKAERSQNAEGRPTPEGGAPREERPPRSNNDRRPPRAASPDGGDASARSNGNPRNRDDRNRRRGDRPGRTGGDAATPPTPPAAS is encoded by the coding sequence GTGGCTTGCACTTCCTGTTCCTCCGGGGGCGGCTGCTCTACTACGTCCGTTGGGGGCTGTGGCTCCAAAGGGGGCTGTAGTTCCGGCGGCTGCAACCGACTAAATGTATTCGACTGGCTTCAGGACGTAGACCTGCCCAGTGATTTTAAAGGGTTCGACATTGTCGAAATCCGCTTCAAAGGTGGTCGTAAAGACTTCTACCGCAACGCTTCCTACCTTCCGCTTACCACCGGCGATGCCGTGGTGATAGAAGCCGCCGGCAATGGCTGGCACCTGGGCCACGTGTCGCTCAAGGGCGAGTTGGTGCGCCTGCAAATGAAGAAGAAAAAGGTGCCCACCGACAGCAAGGAAATCCGCAACATTCTGCGCATTGCCTCGCCCGAAGACGTGGAGCGCTGGGAAGCCGTGCGCGACCTGGAAACTGGTACCATGTTCCGGGCCCGCTCGGTAGTAGAAGAGCTGCGCCTGAAAATGAAGCTCTCCGATGTGGAGTACCAAGCCGACCGTACTCGCGCCACGTTCTTCTACTCGGCCGACGACCGGGTGGATTTCCGTGACCTGATCAAGCGCCTAGCCGACGAGTTTCGGGTGCGGGTGGAGATGCGCCAGATTTCCTTGCGCCACGAGGCCGGCCGCCTGGGTGGTATCGGCTCGTGCGGGCGGGAGCTGTGCTGCTCCACCTGGCTCACCGATTTTAAGAGCGTGAGCACCACCGCGGCCCGCTACCAGAACCTCAGCCTGAACCCCGCCAAGCTCTCGGGCCAGTGTGGCCGCCTGAAGTGCTGTCTGAACTACGAGCTAGACACCTACCTCGATGCGCTGAAGGATATTCCGCAGGTGCAGCGCCCCCTGCAAACCGAGCGAGGCGACGCCTTCCTGCAGAAAACCGATATCTTCAAGAAGCGCATGTGGTTTGCCTTCCGCGGCGACAACAACTGGGTGATGTTGCCCATCGAGCGCGTGCGCGAGGTGCAGGAGATGAACAAGCGCGGCGAAAAGCCCGAAAACCTGCTGCCACCCGTGCGCGAGGAGGACAAAGCGCCTGACCTCTCGGCCATTGTAGAAGGCAGCCTCGACCGCCTCGACGATAAAATCAGTGCCTCCAAGCGCGGCAAACGCAAGCGCAAAGGCGGCATCGGCGAAGTCGAAAATACGGCCCGCGCTGCACGCACGCCCCGGCCTGAGCGGCCCGAACGTCCTGAGCGTACTCGTGGCGACCGGCCGCCTCGGCTGGTTGCGCCCGTTGAGGAGACGCCTACCCCCGCAGGCAGCGAGGCCGCCGGTGCACCGGAAGAAGGCCGTCGGCCCCGTGGCGCAGCCGCCAAGCCGCTAAACCGCCGCAACAACCGCAGCCGCGGAGAAAAAGGTGACAAAGCAGAACGGTCCCAGAACGCCGAAGGACGGCCTACCCCAGAAGGTGGTGCCCCTCGCGAGGAGCGTCCGCCCCGTTCCAACAACGACCGGCGCCCACCTCGCGCAGCCTCACCCGACGGCGGCGATGCCTCTGCTCGCTCCAACGGCAACCCCCGCAACCGCGACGACCGTAACCGTCGGCGCGGCGACCGGCCCGGCCGCACCGGTGGCGATGCGGCTACTCCTCCTACCCCTCCTGCGGCTTCCTGA
- a CDS encoding gliding motility lipoprotein GldH, which yields MHRLFRFSVVWGVGLLALLAACNPNQVFEKNLDFDDRTWAVQEKPTFEFQIEDTTQRYDVYFNVRNTSSYGYYNLYVRHTLVGPDGKQMSRLLHQMILMDPQSGEPLGSGAGDIFDHQFLALPRQQFHQPGTYKVMLEQYMRQDQLPDIMAVGVRVVKTDPTQ from the coding sequence ATGCATCGTCTTTTTCGTTTTTCAGTAGTGTGGGGGGTAGGGCTGTTAGCGTTGCTGGCGGCGTGTAACCCCAATCAGGTGTTTGAGAAAAACCTCGATTTTGATGACCGCACGTGGGCGGTGCAGGAAAAGCCCACCTTCGAGTTTCAGATTGAGGATACAACGCAACGCTATGATGTGTACTTCAACGTGCGCAATACGTCGTCGTATGGCTACTACAACTTGTACGTGCGGCATACGTTGGTAGGCCCTGATGGCAAGCAGATGTCCCGGCTGCTGCACCAGATGATTCTGATGGACCCACAATCCGGCGAGCCACTAGGCAGCGGTGCCGGCGACATTTTCGACCACCAGTTTCTGGCCCTACCCCGCCAGCAGTTTCACCAGCCGGGCACCTACAAAGTGATGCTGGAGCAGTACATGCGGCAGGATCAGTTGCCCGACATCATGGCCGTAGGCGTGCGGGTAGTGAAAACCGACCCCACTCAGTAG
- a CDS encoding cold-shock protein, producing MKTGTVKFFNEAKGYGFIVQDDTNQEIFVHQTGLIHEIQEKDRVSFDVIDGKKGLNAVKVERI from the coding sequence ATGAAAACGGGTACTGTAAAATTCTTCAACGAGGCCAAGGGCTACGGCTTCATCGTGCAGGATGATACCAACCAGGAAATTTTTGTACACCAAACCGGACTAATTCACGAAATTCAGGAGAAAGACCGGGTTTCGTTTGATGTTATCGACGGCAAAAAAGGACTGAATGCTGTGAAGGTAGAGCGCATTTAA
- a CDS encoding sensor histidine kinase: MKKILLIDDNEQDRMLYRRYLDRQAGPTRMTIYEASSGEEGVALFESHRPDCVLLDYNLLDTDGLEVLAQLRQRTPPNTLCVVMITGGGSEALAVRALSSGALDYLVKQQFDPELLYKTVIHAIEKNEWRQYEARYHGQLQAMNQDLRESLAELTATRQQVDDTNAQLLAANEEVRLRNQELAATNQQLARTNADLDNFVYAASHDLRQPVNNLRGLFEELRRAATFHDPEEGLLLRLIDESLQSLTSTITDLAAAVQVERLPGTQVQEQLDLASLTTDVLQALRPQLLTEQATVSTDFDALPSLQYVRSNLRTILLNLLANALKYRHPNRRPTIHLRTQLLHGVPVLEVQDNGLGIDLQRHGAELFQLFRRFHPHAGEGTGLGLFLVNRLVQSHGGHIEVESEVGEGTTFRIYLQGQQVG; the protein is encoded by the coding sequence TTGAAAAAGATTTTACTTATTGATGACAATGAGCAGGACCGGATGCTCTACCGGCGCTACCTCGACAGGCAAGCTGGCCCGACGCGCATGACCATCTATGAGGCTTCCTCGGGGGAAGAAGGCGTGGCGCTGTTCGAAAGCCACCGCCCCGACTGCGTTCTGCTCGACTATAACTTATTGGATACCGATGGACTCGAAGTGCTGGCCCAGCTTCGGCAGCGCACTCCACCCAATACGCTGTGCGTGGTCATGATTACGGGTGGCGGCAGCGAGGCCCTGGCGGTGCGGGCTCTTAGCAGCGGTGCCCTCGACTACTTAGTGAAGCAGCAATTCGACCCGGAGTTATTATATAAAACAGTTATTCATGCCATCGAGAAAAACGAGTGGCGCCAGTACGAAGCACGATACCACGGCCAGCTGCAGGCCATGAACCAGGATTTACGAGAGTCGTTGGCTGAACTAACGGCTACCCGCCAGCAAGTAGATGATACCAACGCCCAGCTGCTGGCTGCCAACGAAGAAGTACGCCTGCGCAACCAAGAGCTGGCCGCCACCAACCAGCAGCTGGCCCGCACCAATGCCGACCTGGATAACTTTGTGTACGCGGCCTCGCACGATTTGCGGCAGCCCGTCAACAACCTGCGGGGCTTGTTTGAGGAGCTGCGCCGCGCCGCTACCTTTCACGACCCCGAGGAAGGCTTGTTGCTCCGCTTGATTGACGAGTCGTTGCAAAGCCTTACCTCCACCATCACCGATCTGGCGGCGGCTGTGCAAGTGGAGCGGCTGCCTGGCACGCAGGTGCAAGAACAGCTTGACCTGGCTTCTTTGACGACGGATGTATTGCAGGCCCTGCGGCCACAGCTGCTGACCGAGCAGGCCACCGTCTCCACCGATTTTGATGCCCTACCCTCGCTGCAGTACGTACGCAGCAACCTGCGCACGATTCTGCTCAACCTGCTGGCCAATGCGCTCAAGTACCGCCACCCCAACCGACGCCCTACCATCCATCTGCGCACCCAGTTGCTCCACGGCGTTCCGGTACTTGAAGTGCAGGACAACGGCCTGGGCATAGACTTGCAACGTCACGGCGCCGAGCTCTTCCAGCTGTTTCGTCGCTTTCACCCTCATGCGGGCGAGGGTACGGGTCTAGGATTATTCTTGGTCAACCGCTTGGTACAGTCGCATGGAGGCCACATCGAGGTAGAAAGCGAAGTAGGCGAAGGCACTACCTTTCGCATCTACTTGCAAGGGCAGCAGGTAGGGTAG
- a CDS encoding response regulator, which produces MKTSFVNPILVVEDSLEDFTALGRAFRKHALPNQLLRCEDGDQALEYLQGYGQHPDWPSHLPAFILLDLNMPGTDGRTVLDVLKHDPRLLSIPVIVFTTSANHRDVEECYRLGANSYLTKPIEYTVLEEKVELIIQYWLQASQLPLSI; this is translated from the coding sequence ATGAAAACGTCCTTCGTAAATCCCATCCTTGTGGTGGAAGATAGTCTGGAAGATTTTACGGCGCTGGGGCGGGCTTTTCGGAAACATGCGCTACCCAACCAACTGTTGCGCTGCGAAGATGGTGACCAGGCCCTGGAATATCTGCAGGGCTATGGACAGCACCCCGACTGGCCTTCCCATCTGCCCGCCTTCATTCTGCTCGATCTGAACATGCCCGGCACCGACGGCCGCACGGTGCTGGATGTGCTCAAGCACGATCCGCGCCTGCTTTCTATCCCGGTTATCGTGTTCACCACCTCGGCGAACCACCGCGATGTGGAAGAGTGCTACCGCCTGGGTGCCAACAGCTACCTCACCAAGCCCATTGAGTATACAGTGCTTGAGGAAAAAGTTGAGTTAATTATTCAATATTGGCTACAAGCATCGCAATTGCCGCTTTCTATTTAA
- a CDS encoding ATP-binding protein: MDQPTVSHTSELLSDMPTTLTNCDREPIHIPGAVQPYGFLLCLDERTQRVVQASENTQALLGIPANELVGAGLEQLLPPTHLAELHALWPTLTEAPRLLGVQLHHTPNQPFYKLIVHRYDGLLWAEFEPVASNDPSVVDLGTLNTVLSQMLSATTVLDFCQHAVEQVRSITGFDRVAMYRFAADESGEVVAEAKRPDLDPWLGLHYPATDIPQQARAMYLKNWLRFIPDASYRPAALVPVRNPTTGRPPDMTYAVLRSVSPIHLEYLHNMGSAATMTISVIREGKLWGMITCHHLTPLLVSYELRELCLFIGKTFSALLPTKEQQDLHVYQLHIQKTQTRLFDQMNSSANFVAGLYQHPTTLLDVFACSGAAICFEGELLTLGTTPTPDQIQDVVAWLHQHATEDVFYTDSYARLNPAGVAIRATASGILAITLAQETNDYILWFRPEQLQTVTWAGRTQKVETKADGQIFLSPRQSFEAWKQTVENTAAAWQPLEIEAAQEIRLHIADIRLKIFNELQARATSLSRLNAELERSNDELDSFAYVASHDLKEPLRGIHNYSIFLLEDYADRLDAEGVSKLQTLVRLSQRMEALIESLLQISRVGRLDLTLVPTNMNELVTGVLELLAPRLEQTHTTVVVADALPTVLADPIRLGEVFNNLITNAMRYSNDSEKYITIGMASDTLPNFPAPEQFDVFFVRDQGIGIDPKHHENIFKIFKRLHAQDKYGGGTGAGLAIAKKMIEKHGGKLWVESVLGKGATFYFSLPKAL, from the coding sequence GTGGATCAACCAACCGTAAGCCACACCAGCGAGCTACTGTCGGACATGCCGACGACCCTCACCAACTGCGACCGGGAGCCGATTCATATTCCGGGCGCGGTGCAGCCGTATGGGTTTCTGCTGTGTCTCGATGAGCGCACCCAACGCGTGGTGCAGGCCAGCGAAAACACGCAGGCCCTGCTGGGCATTCCGGCCAACGAGCTGGTAGGCGCAGGGCTGGAGCAGTTGCTACCTCCCACGCACCTGGCAGAGCTGCATGCCCTTTGGCCTACCCTCACGGAAGCGCCCCGACTATTGGGCGTGCAGTTGCACCACACCCCCAATCAGCCCTTCTACAAGCTCATTGTGCACCGCTACGATGGGCTGCTGTGGGCGGAGTTTGAGCCGGTAGCCTCCAACGACCCCAGCGTGGTAGACCTGGGCACGTTGAACACTGTCCTCAGCCAAATGCTGAGCGCTACTACCGTGCTCGACTTTTGCCAGCACGCCGTGGAGCAGGTGCGCAGCATCACGGGGTTCGACCGGGTGGCCATGTACCGCTTTGCGGCCGATGAAAGCGGCGAGGTAGTGGCCGAAGCCAAGCGCCCCGACCTAGACCCGTGGTTGGGCCTGCACTACCCCGCCACCGATATTCCGCAGCAGGCGCGGGCCATGTACCTCAAAAACTGGCTGCGCTTTATTCCGGATGCCTCCTATCGGCCAGCCGCGCTGGTACCGGTGCGCAACCCTACCACGGGTCGCCCCCCCGACATGACGTATGCCGTGCTGCGCAGCGTATCGCCCATCCACCTGGAGTACCTGCACAATATGGGCTCGGCCGCTACCATGACCATTTCCGTCATTCGGGAAGGCAAGCTCTGGGGCATGATTACCTGCCATCATCTCACGCCCCTGCTAGTGAGCTACGAGCTGCGGGAGCTGTGCCTGTTTATCGGCAAAACCTTCTCGGCCCTGCTGCCAACCAAGGAGCAGCAAGACCTGCACGTTTACCAGCTGCACATTCAGAAAACCCAGACGCGGCTGTTTGATCAGATGAACAGCTCGGCCAATTTTGTAGCTGGCCTGTATCAGCATCCTACCACGCTGCTGGATGTGTTTGCGTGCAGTGGCGCGGCCATCTGTTTCGAAGGCGAGCTACTTACGCTGGGCACTACGCCTACCCCCGATCAGATACAGGATGTGGTAGCGTGGCTGCACCAGCATGCGACCGAGGATGTCTTCTATACCGATTCCTACGCCCGACTCAACCCGGCTGGGGTAGCCATCAGGGCCACCGCCAGCGGCATTCTGGCCATTACGCTGGCCCAGGAAACCAACGACTACATCCTGTGGTTTCGGCCCGAGCAGCTCCAGACCGTTACGTGGGCCGGGCGTACGCAGAAGGTGGAGACCAAAGCAGACGGCCAGATTTTTCTGTCGCCTCGGCAGTCATTTGAGGCCTGGAAGCAGACGGTAGAAAACACGGCCGCCGCCTGGCAGCCGCTGGAAATAGAAGCTGCTCAGGAAATTCGCCTGCATATTGCCGATATCCGCCTCAAGATTTTCAACGAGCTGCAAGCCCGTGCCACTAGTCTCAGCCGCCTCAATGCCGAGCTGGAACGCAGCAACGACGAGCTGGACTCCTTTGCCTACGTGGCCTCGCACGATCTGAAGGAGCCGCTGCGGGGTATTCACAACTATTCCATCTTCCTGCTTGAAGACTACGCCGACCGCCTCGACGCCGAGGGCGTCAGCAAGCTGCAGACGCTCGTGCGGCTCAGCCAGCGCATGGAGGCCCTGATTGAGTCGCTGTTGCAAATCTCGCGGGTAGGACGCCTAGACCTTACCTTGGTTCCCACCAATATGAATGAGCTGGTGACGGGCGTATTGGAGCTGCTGGCCCCCCGCCTGGAGCAAACCCATACTACCGTGGTGGTGGCGGATGCGTTGCCCACCGTACTAGCCGACCCTATACGCCTTGGCGAGGTTTTCAACAATCTGATTACCAACGCCATGCGCTATAGCAACGACTCGGAAAAGTACATAACCATCGGTATGGCGTCTGACACCCTTCCAAACTTCCCGGCACCGGAGCAGTTTGATGTGTTCTTCGTGCGCGACCAGGGTATCGGCATCGACCCTAAACACCACGAAAACATCTTTAAGATCTTCAAGCGCCTGCACGCGCAGGATAAGTATGGCGGCGGCACGGGGGCCGGTTTGGCCATTGCCAAAAAAATGATTGAGAAACACGGCGGCAAACTGTGGGTGGAATCCGTACTTGGAAAAGGCGCTACGTTTTATTTTTCCCTTCCCAAAGCTCTATGA
- a CDS encoding biliverdin-producing heme oxygenase, which produces MSATAEPPVILSRLRTETRPYHDALEQNTFNQELMAGTVSQAATAHFLRRLYGFLQPYETHLRTHAAAFGPEWQLDQRYRAHLILEDLSHTNDASVPPLCPTLPPLHTRAQLLGAMYVLEGSTLGGQVIRRQLAKADIPLQAYFTGYAERTGPMWKSFCQLLTAAAPPEEQTEVVQSAVLTFQTLHAWINQP; this is translated from the coding sequence ATGTCCGCTACTGCCGAGCCGCCTGTTATTTTGTCCCGATTGCGTACCGAAACCCGGCCCTACCACGATGCGCTGGAGCAGAACACGTTCAATCAGGAGTTGATGGCAGGAACGGTTTCGCAGGCGGCTACTGCGCATTTTCTGCGCCGGCTGTATGGTTTTTTGCAGCCCTACGAAACCCATTTGCGGACGCACGCCGCCGCGTTTGGGCCGGAGTGGCAGCTCGACCAGCGCTACCGCGCCCACCTGATTCTGGAGGATCTGTCGCATACCAATGATGCATCGGTGCCGCCGCTTTGCCCTACCCTGCCGCCGCTGCACACGCGCGCCCAGCTCCTGGGCGCTATGTATGTGCTGGAAGGCTCTACCCTGGGCGGCCAAGTGATTCGGCGGCAGCTGGCCAAGGCCGATATTCCGCTGCAAGCCTACTTCACTGGCTACGCGGAGCGCACAGGGCCAATGTGGAAAAGTTTTTGTCAGTTGCTGACGGCAGCAGCCCCACCCGAGGAACAGACCGAAGTGGTGCAGTCGGCCGTGCTTACTTTTCAAACCCTACACGCGTGGATCAACCAACCGTAA
- a CDS encoding NmrA family NAD(P)-binding protein — translation MASTILVTGATGTVGAELVKALANRGVTVRAGVHSIIKGDRLKHLNPDVQLVEIDYRKPETLAVALTGVERVFLLPPPTPDQIELSRSLVEVAKQVGVRQLVQLSAAGAGRDAHITIDQRHREIEQLVADSGLTYATLRPEGFMQNFVHQHCATIRDEGKFYLPLSDAQVAYIDVRDIAAAAATLLTADPAAHAGQAYHLTGPAALSGQQVAEALSQATGREVTYVPVAEEAARAAMQELPAERVEELLALYADYRAGHAAAISHEGAALLGRAPHTIQQFADDYQAQFQPEA, via the coding sequence ATGGCATCTACCATTCTGGTAACTGGCGCTACGGGCACCGTGGGCGCAGAGCTGGTGAAAGCGCTGGCCAACCGCGGCGTTACGGTTCGGGCGGGCGTACACTCTATCATTAAAGGCGACCGGCTGAAACACCTCAACCCCGATGTGCAGCTGGTGGAAATAGATTACCGCAAGCCCGAAACACTGGCTGTGGCCCTTACCGGAGTCGAGCGCGTGTTTCTGCTGCCGCCTCCTACCCCCGACCAAATAGAACTTTCTCGCTCCTTAGTAGAGGTGGCTAAGCAGGTCGGTGTACGGCAGTTGGTGCAGCTCTCGGCCGCTGGGGCTGGCCGCGACGCACACATCACAATCGACCAGCGCCACCGCGAAATAGAGCAGTTGGTAGCCGATAGTGGCCTCACATATGCCACGCTGCGCCCCGAGGGCTTTATGCAAAACTTTGTGCACCAACACTGCGCCACCATCCGCGACGAAGGTAAGTTCTACCTACCTCTTTCCGATGCCCAGGTGGCCTATATTGACGTGCGCGATATTGCTGCCGCCGCGGCTACCCTGCTCACCGCCGACCCTGCTGCCCACGCCGGCCAGGCCTACCACCTCACGGGCCCGGCGGCTCTCAGCGGCCAGCAGGTAGCCGAAGCGCTTAGCCAGGCTACGGGCCGGGAGGTGACGTATGTACCGGTTGCGGAGGAAGCTGCCCGTGCGGCCATGCAGGAGCTACCCGCCGAGCGGGTAGAGGAGCTATTGGCCCTGTATGCCGACTACCGCGCCGGGCACGCCGCCGCTATCAGCCATGAGGGAGCAGCTCTCCTTGGCCGCGCGCCCCACACCATCCAGCAGTTTGCCGACGACTACCAGGCCCAGTTTCAGCCGGAAGCATAG
- a CDS encoding phosphatase PAP2 family protein, whose product MRFLLLLLFSLTALPGAYAQTAYSPADSSTAWRPARALRVAVPLTLLAVAYAGKNENVVDEWKEHVRDETREAFPRFHTKIDDYTRRASLWGAYGLMVVGVHGERGAVAFTLNYALAHAVSSTVVSKLKHYTHEQRPDVAGDFSSFPSAHTADAFLTATLLHEQFGKEHPWVSVAGYTVATATGAMRVLNDRHWASDVLAGASIGFLSAEMVWRLYPHLARLVPGKVGGWLTVVPAYAPGQTLGLVAVLRPGSATSQSRR is encoded by the coding sequence ATGCGTTTTCTTTTGCTATTGTTATTCAGCTTAACGGCTCTGCCAGGTGCATACGCGCAAACCGCCTACTCCCCGGCCGATAGCAGCACCGCGTGGCGGCCGGCTCGTGCGTTGCGCGTAGCTGTGCCCCTCACGCTGCTGGCCGTGGCCTACGCGGGCAAAAACGAAAACGTGGTAGACGAGTGGAAGGAGCACGTACGCGATGAAACCCGTGAAGCGTTTCCGCGCTTCCACACCAAAATAGACGACTACACGCGCCGCGCGTCGCTGTGGGGCGCCTACGGGCTAATGGTGGTGGGCGTGCATGGCGAGCGGGGCGCGGTGGCTTTCACCCTCAACTATGCCCTGGCCCACGCAGTCAGCTCCACAGTAGTGTCCAAGCTCAAGCACTACACCCACGAGCAGCGCCCCGACGTAGCTGGCGACTTCAGCTCCTTTCCCTCCGCCCATACCGCCGACGCCTTCCTGACGGCTACGCTGCTGCACGAGCAGTTTGGCAAAGAGCATCCCTGGGTTAGTGTGGCGGGGTATACCGTGGCCACGGCCACCGGCGCCATGCGCGTACTCAACGACCGGCACTGGGCATCCGATGTACTTGCCGGGGCCAGCATCGGGTTTTTGTCGGCTGAAATGGTATGGCGGCTCTACCCGCACCTGGCGCGGCTGGTACCAGGCAAGGTAGGCGGCTGGCTGACCGTGGTACCCGCCTACGCCCCCGGCCAAACATTGGGCCTGGTGGCAGTGCTGCGTCCCGGCAGCGCTACCTCTCAGAGCCGCAGATAG
- a CDS encoding ComEA family DNA-binding protein, whose translation MPTRTPAPTPRNRAAGLPTLMRRYFGFSRRETSGFLVLLLLLLAWLFVPALLRPALPRYNPAADQRQLNQLATELAARRQPDAARYARRAYPSRYPAVPQVALTPFDPNALTARDWEARGLRHFLAERLVHFRDVIGGFKAKEQIRRTYGLPDSVYQRLAPYMQLPETMPARTAYARQERPFNQKFTDRAPYPASKFPRKPTHLAAFDLNAADTTQLMQIRGIGRGLSARVVEYRARLGGFVRAGQLAEIYSLRDAPDLVDSLRKYTFVTGSFAPTPIDVNNAPFELLQAHPYVGKRLARVVVAYRQQHGPFRQATDLRQIRILDEATYEKLLPYLRL comes from the coding sequence ATGCCTACCCGCACCCCCGCCCCTACCCCGCGCAACCGCGCTGCCGGACTGCCTACCCTCATGCGGCGCTACTTTGGTTTTTCGCGCCGCGAAACCTCCGGCTTTTTGGTGCTTCTGCTTTTACTGCTGGCGTGGCTGTTTGTGCCTGCGCTATTGCGCCCGGCCCTACCCCGCTACAATCCAGCCGCCGACCAGCGCCAGCTCAACCAACTGGCTACCGAGCTGGCCGCCCGGCGCCAACCCGATGCCGCACGCTACGCTCGGCGCGCCTACCCCAGTCGCTACCCCGCGGTGCCCCAGGTAGCACTGACGCCTTTCGACCCTAATGCCCTAACGGCCCGCGACTGGGAAGCCCGCGGCCTGCGCCACTTTCTGGCCGAGCGCCTGGTACACTTCCGCGACGTGATAGGCGGCTTTAAGGCCAAAGAGCAGATTCGGCGCACCTACGGCCTACCCGACTCGGTGTATCAGCGGCTAGCGCCCTATATGCAGCTACCCGAAACGATGCCCGCCCGCACGGCTTATGCTCGACAGGAACGACCATTTAACCAGAAGTTCACAGACAGGGCGCCCTACCCCGCCAGCAAGTTTCCGCGCAAGCCTACCCACTTGGCAGCCTTCGACCTGAACGCGGCCGACACTACACAGCTGATGCAGATTCGGGGCATCGGGCGGGGACTATCGGCGCGGGTGGTGGAGTACCGGGCGCGGCTGGGCGGTTTTGTGCGGGCCGGGCAATTGGCTGAAATCTACAGCCTGCGCGACGCGCCCGACCTGGTGGACAGCCTGCGCAAGTACACCTTCGTGACGGGCAGCTTCGCCCCTACCCCCATAGATGTCAACAATGCCCCCTTCGAGCTGTTGCAGGCGCACCCCTACGTAGGCAAGCGGCTGGCGCGGGTAGTGGTGGCCTACCGCCAGCAGCACGGCCCCTTCCGCCAAGCCACCGACCTGCGCCAGATTCGTATTCTGGATGAGGCCACGTACGAAAAGCTCCTACCCTATCTGCGGCTCTGA
- a CDS encoding DinB family protein, translating into MSQPATRTTDFLDQLTADLRALQATVAQDFRPLTDDQLNRRPGPGKWSVGQCLEHLNIIGGLYLPLIARKLQQAQTRSSRPADTVKRGLLGRRLTDAMRVPASEKATKSPQQYAPSGSRLPRTVVEVFNRQADELIGLLQQARSVNINTIRIPNVVVPLLRMRLTDQLELLVVHAQRHIAQAERVLEGGK; encoded by the coding sequence ATGAGCCAGCCCGCTACCCGCACTACCGATTTCCTCGACCAGCTCACGGCCGATCTGCGCGCTTTGCAGGCCACCGTGGCGCAGGACTTTCGTCCCCTCACCGACGACCAGCTGAACCGTCGGCCGGGACCGGGCAAGTGGAGTGTGGGGCAGTGCCTGGAGCACCTCAACATCATTGGCGGCCTCTACCTACCCCTGATAGCGCGCAAACTGCAACAGGCCCAGACTCGCAGCTCCCGCCCCGCCGATACTGTGAAGCGCGGCCTGCTTGGGCGCCGCCTGACCGACGCCATGCGCGTGCCGGCCAGCGAAAAAGCCACCAAATCGCCCCAGCAATACGCCCCCAGTGGCTCGCGCCTGCCGCGCACAGTGGTGGAGGTGTTCAACCGGCAAGCCGACGAGCTGATAGGACTGCTACAACAGGCGCGCAGTGTCAACATCAACACCATCCGCATTCCCAACGTGGTGGTGCCGCTGCTGCGCATGCGCCTCACCGACCAGCTGGAGCTGCTGGTGGTGCACGCCCAGCGCCATATTGCCCAGGCCGAGCGGGTGTTGGAAGGCGGGAAATAG